ATCCTGCAGCGATGTTGGTTCGCCTGCGCGTGCTCCAGCGCGACCGGAAGTGGAAGGAACTCATCGAGCAGTTTGGGACCGAGAACTTTGAAACCTGGCCCGCTGAAGATGCCAGCGACGCGCTCCATCTCCGTGGTCAGGCCCATTCGATTCTGAAGAACGGCAAGCTTGCCGAAGCTGACTTCAAATCGGCACTCAAGCTAAATCCGTCAGCAGACCTGGTGCTGCTCAACCTGGCGGACAACTATGCAAATAATCTTGGTAACGAGGAGCAAGCGCTTGCTACGTATCGCCAACTTCTGACGAAAACGGGCAAGTCCAACGGCTGGCTGCCGATTCACACCACGATCGCCATCGCTCGCCTGCTGACCGACCAGGTCAAGCCCGACGAGGCACTGGCCACGCTGCAGCAATATGGAGACATGCCAGGCATGGCACCGGTATGGCGAATCAAGATGCTTCGAGCCTATGGCCATGCCTATGCAGCCCAAGGCAAAGAACAAGAATCGTTGGCGAAGTTTCGTGAAGCGCTCGAACTCGAATCGCAACCGTAAGGGACCGCCTGATGAAATTCACGTTAAAACTGGTGCTTGGACTGTTGCTAGCCACCACACTGACGACCGCTGAATCGCGGGGCGAGGGTGATGCCGCACCCAAGCCGCTCAATGTCTTGATGATCGGCAACAGCCAATGCCCGACGATTGTCAACAGTCAGTTGATCGACAAGTTGGCTGCCTCAGACAAAGGCGCTCGCCCGATCAAAGTCACGGGTTGCATTAAGGGTGGAGCATCCCTTCGCTCGCACTGGGAAGCCGGCACAGGACCAACCACGGCCCGCGGCATGATCGCGGCTGGCCCCTGGGACTTCGTCATGCTGCAAGATATTTACCACGTGCAACCAGCCGCCTTTCAACCGTACGCCCGCCAATTTCACGAGGCGATCAAAGCCGCCGGAGCACAAACGGTCCTCTTCGGAACTGCTTCGATTCTGAGTGACTATCCTGCTGGCTTCGAGCGGTTGCATACAATGCACTTCGCCATGGGGAAAGAACTCAACGTACCGATTGTGGATGCCAGTCAGGCTTACTTTCGTTACTTCGGCGAAAAGCCATCGAGTGAGAAACTGGAAAGCCTGTTCGCTAAGGACCGCGCCCACCCGGGGTTGCAGGGCTCGTATCTCTACTCGTGCGGAATCTACAGCGTGCTCACTGGCCGCAGCCCGGTGGGGCTCGCTGCACCAGAAGCCATTCCCAGCGATGTGGCCAAAGCGTTGCAAGAAACCGCGTGGGCTCAATATCAAGAAACCACTGCTGAGCTGAAAAAGTAGGGATTAGCATTCACGGAATTGAGAGTTCGATGAAGAACAACTTCGTTGTTACCGTTTTTGTAATTTCAATCGTGCTGGTCTCAGGCAGCTTGGCAGTCGCTGCCGACGCGCCAACGTTCTCAGCTGGGACCGCCAAAGTCGAGATCACGCCTGCCGAAGAGACTGCCGTCAATTTGGTTGGTCAACGGCTGAATCTCCGCGATCCCCTCTTTGCCCGCGTGCTCGTGCTAAAAGACGAAAAGATCTCACTCGCCATTGTCTCCGTCGATTTGATCGTCTTTTCATCACACAAAGTCATTGCCGAAGCGAAGGCCAAGTGGGGTATCGATCATGTCATCCTCTCTGCCACCCATACGCATGCCGGCATGGCTCCGCGTGGTCTCATCATCAAGCCCCCCGCAGCGCCCGATTGGACCCGCAGTGGCAAAGCACCGGCCGACTCCGTCGATTGGCCTGCTCTCTCTGCCGATCCGTGGTATGCCGAAACTGAAACCAAGATCATCGCAGCGATTGGCCAGGCGATGCAGAATCGGTTTGCCGCGCGAATCGTCGCCGGCAAAGGTCCCTTCACAAGCGCTTACATGGCACACAATCGGCGGCTCGTTCGCGATGGACGAGTGACCGCGTTTTGGGAGAATCCCGACCGGCGACCGACGCAGCCCATCGACCCCACGGTGGGTGTAATCCGCATCGAAGACCTGGCGGGCAAACCGCGCGCGATGGCGGTGCATTACGCCTGCCATCCGGTGACCCTCATGGGGGCCGGTGTCGTCTCGCGCGATTTTCCGGGAGCGATGGTCGACTATCTCGAAGAGCAACTGGGCAAAGATTGCCTGGCGATGTTCCTGCAAGGAGCGCAAGGAGACCTCGATCCGTATGATCTGCACAATCTTCGTGGCGAGAATCGCTTTAACATTGCGCGGCAGGCGGGCATCTCGCTCGCCAAGGGCGCACTTCACGTTGCGGCCGAGTTGAAGTCCACAGCCAGCGCCAAGCCTCCACGAATTCAAGCCAAGGAAAGCCTGCTCACCATCCCACACCGCAGCGGCAACGCCACCACCGATGTAGGTCTGCTCACGGTCGTAATCAATGGCGATCTCGCCTTGGTGGCAATCCCTGGCGAGCCGTTCATTCAGCATCAGTTGGATTTAACGGCGAAGTCGCCGGTCGCCAACACATTCATCCTGGGCCTGGCTTATCATGGACGAGGAACTCCGTTTGTCGTTTACATTCCTACCGTGCAAGCGGTGAAGGAAGGTGGCTACGGCGCGACCGAGTGCAGCTTTCTGGCTGCCGATGCCGGCCAGCGGATGGTCGACGAAGCAGTCAGCCAGATTCAGGCACTGGTCGGCGAAGCGGTAGTACCAAAATAGTAACGGCAGGCTATTGCGCAATACGGCTGGGCGATCATGCGACGGACTCTCCACTTTCCTCGAATCCTTCTCAGTCTCCTCGGCGGCACGCTGCTGTTCGTCACGATGGGACTCATCGTGCGTGCGGCAGAGGTGACGCAGCAGGCACAACTCACTCAATTCACCAATTCGATTGGTCCAGTTCTGGCGGCCAAGTGTGTCTCCTGTCATCGCGCCGATAATCTCAAGGGGAATTTTGATCTGACGACGCGCGAGGGAATGCTGCGCGGCGGTGATAGTGGACCAGCTTTGATTCCGGGCAAGCCCACGGACAGTCCGCTTTACGCGCGCTCGATTCCCGCGAATGGCCAGCCACCTGAAATGCCCGAGAAAGGGGAAACGCTCACCGAGAAAGAAGCCATTGCTCTCAAGGAATGGATCGCTGCTGGTGCGGCCTGGCCCGAAAAGTTGGTGCTCAAGGAAAAGGCCAAGGCCGACGGCAGCTTCTGGTCGTTTCAGCCCATCGCTAAGGTCTCGCCACCGGAAGTACTGAATTCTTCGCCTGCGTGGCGTGTTAATCCGATCGATGCGTTCCTTGCTCACAAGCTCCAGGAACGCGGTCTCACGCCGAACAAGCCAGCCGATGCGCGCACTTTCATTCGCCGCGCGACGTTCGATCTGCTCGGACTACCGCCGACTCCCGCGGAAGTTACTTCATTCGCACGAGAATGTGCCGAAACTGCAGCAAATCCGCAGGGCGGCCTGCCCGATGCCGCGGTCGAGCGCCTCATCGACCGCTTGCTTGCGCGGCTGCAATATGGCGAGCGTTGGGGGCGACATTGGCTCGACGTCATTCGCTTTGGCGAGAGTCGCGGCTATGAGCGCAACGAGATCATCACCAACCTTTGGCCGTTTCGCGATTACATCATTCGTTCGTTCAACGAAGATAAACCGTTCGACCGCCTGATACTGGAGCATCTGGCCGGTGATGTCATTGGCAAGGACCAGCCTGAGGTCGAAATCGGCTCAGCCTTTTTGGTAGCTGGTCCCTACGACGATGTTGGCAATCAAGATGCAGTGCAGGCGGCTCAGATTCGTGCCGATCAAATGGACGAGATGATTCGTGCCACTTCCGAAGCCTTCCTGGGTCTTTCCGTTGGCTGTGCCCGCTGCCACGATCATAAATTCGATCCGCTCAAGGCGAAGGACTATTACGCTCTGTATGCTACCTTTGCCGGCACGGTGCATGGTCCGCGCGAAGTGGCCTCTGCTTCGGCGCGGCAAGAGCGAGTCACCAAACTGCAGCCGTTGCAAACGGAAAGAACGAAGCTGGTCGCCGAGCGCAACACCCATCAGCAAGCCTTGTCAGCCCGAGCGAAGCAAAGCGAAGCCGAGGCTGCCAAGATGTGGACGCGCCCACGCCTCAGTCGCTACGGCACGGAAGAACGGTTCGACGCGACAGACGCGAAGTTCATCCGCCTGACCGTGGAGGGAACTGACAGCAAAGACGGCAAACCTGCGCAATTCCGGCTCGATGAGTTTGAAGTCTGGACCGATGAACCAACTCCGCGCAACGTGGCCCTTTCAACCGCTGGTGCAACCGCTACCGGCCCCTCGCGCGATGCGAAGGACTTCGCCGGTGCCTATAGCGCCGCCTTGGTGAACGATGGCAAGTTCGGCGAACGTTGGTTCGCTGCTGGCGAGCAGTTGGTAATTGCACTATCGAAAGCAGAGCGAGTCAATCGCGTCTTCTTTTCCAGCGATCGAACACGCGCACTGGGCGAAGATCATCCGCTGACGGTATTCGTCGGGGACTATCGAATCGAGACTTCGGCCGACGGCAAAGAATGGACACAAGTTGCCAGCAGCGACGATCGCGCACCGCCAACCGACTTGCGCAAGCAGGCGCGGCTGATGAAGCTGGTCACTACCGCAGAGGATGTGGCTCAAACCGCAAAGTTTAACGCCGATCTCGCCGCACTCGATACCGAGATCGCCAAGTATCCCCCGCTCCCTGTCTGGTGGATCGGCACTCACAAGGCCATCAATGCTCCACAGCATGTGTTTGTCGGCGGTAATCCACAGCGCAAAGGAGATGAAGTACTTCCCGCCAGTCTCGAGGTACTCGCGCAACTCCCCTCTGCCTATCAACTCGATGCCAAGCAAGACGAAGGTACTCGTCGACTTGCCTTGGCCAAGTGGCTAACCGCTGCTGACAATCCACTCACACCGCGAGTTCTGGCCAATCGAGTTTGGCAGTACCATTTCGGCACCGGGCTCGTCGATACTCCCAGCGACTTCGGTTACTTGGGAAGTCGGCCCACGCATCCCGAACTGCTCGACTGGCTGGCGACGGAACTGCAACGCACAGGCTGGCAGCTCAAGCCGCTGCATCGACAGATCATGCTCTCGCAGGCTTATCGCCAAAGTGGCGAGTGGCACGCCGCTGCAGCGGAAGTCGATGCCGATAGCAGACTCCTCTGGCGATTTCCGCCACGTCGGCTCACGGCAGAGGAAATCCGCGATACGTTGCTGCACTTCGCTGGCAAGCTTGATTTGACGATGGGGGGCCCGGGTTTCCGCCTCTACGAATATCAGCAGGACAATGTTGCCACCTATGTCCCGCTCGATGTGTACGGCCCCGAAACTTATCGACGCACCATCTATCATCACAACGCCCGTGCCGCGCGCGTCGACTTGCTTACCGATTTCGATTGCCCCGATCCGGCCTTTGCCGAAGCGCGCCGGGCGAGCACCACGACTCCGCTGCAAGCCCTCACCTTGATGAATCACAGTTTTTCGA
Above is a window of Anatilimnocola aggregata DNA encoding:
- a CDS encoding DUF1553 domain-containing protein, with product MRRTLHFPRILLSLLGGTLLFVTMGLIVRAAEVTQQAQLTQFTNSIGPVLAAKCVSCHRADNLKGNFDLTTREGMLRGGDSGPALIPGKPTDSPLYARSIPANGQPPEMPEKGETLTEKEAIALKEWIAAGAAWPEKLVLKEKAKADGSFWSFQPIAKVSPPEVLNSSPAWRVNPIDAFLAHKLQERGLTPNKPADARTFIRRATFDLLGLPPTPAEVTSFARECAETAANPQGGLPDAAVERLIDRLLARLQYGERWGRHWLDVIRFGESRGYERNEIITNLWPFRDYIIRSFNEDKPFDRLILEHLAGDVIGKDQPEVEIGSAFLVAGPYDDVGNQDAVQAAQIRADQMDEMIRATSEAFLGLSVGCARCHDHKFDPLKAKDYYALYATFAGTVHGPREVASASARQERVTKLQPLQTERTKLVAERNTHQQALSARAKQSEAEAAKMWTRPRLSRYGTEERFDATDAKFIRLTVEGTDSKDGKPAQFRLDEFEVWTDEPTPRNVALSTAGATATGPSRDAKDFAGAYSAALVNDGKFGERWFAAGEQLVIALSKAERVNRVFFSSDRTRALGEDHPLTVFVGDYRIETSADGKEWTQVASSDDRAPPTDLRKQARLMKLVTTAEDVAQTAKFNADLAALDTEIAKYPPLPVWWIGTHKAINAPQHVFVGGNPQRKGDEVLPASLEVLAQLPSAYQLDAKQDEGTRRLALAKWLTAADNPLTPRVLANRVWQYHFGTGLVDTPSDFGYLGSRPTHPELLDWLATELQRTGWQLKPLHRQIMLSQAYRQSGEWHAAAAEVDADSRLLWRFPPRRLTAEEIRDTLLHFAGKLDLTMGGPGFRLYEYQQDNVATYVPLDVYGPETYRRTIYHHNARAARVDLLTDFDCPDPAFAEARRASTTTPLQALTLMNHSFSNEMTRLLAERLQKDSPPVASQVNQAFELAYARGPSERERTAGIKLIEAHGLRAFCRAILNSNELIHIN
- a CDS encoding SGNH/GDSL hydrolase family protein, which translates into the protein MKFTLKLVLGLLLATTLTTAESRGEGDAAPKPLNVLMIGNSQCPTIVNSQLIDKLAASDKGARPIKVTGCIKGGASLRSHWEAGTGPTTARGMIAAGPWDFVMLQDIYHVQPAAFQPYARQFHEAIKAAGAQTVLFGTASILSDYPAGFERLHTMHFAMGKELNVPIVDASQAYFRYFGEKPSSEKLESLFAKDRAHPGLQGSYLYSCGIYSVLTGRSPVGLAAPEAIPSDVAKALQETAWAQYQETTAELKK